One Kitasatospora sp. NBC_01287 DNA window includes the following coding sequences:
- a CDS encoding bifunctional DNA primase/polymerase: protein MDIWTHHSVEYLTVAGEAWLASASEYPRSLRALWEARPWAPTVLPCGKAFDVISLPVLFGRRVLDELWSSGPGCGPVAEHRGRALLFVQPGAAPRLRRLLAWEEWARDVPPLLCHGLGDAVTVPPVRRLPDQPAAPGAGPGRWIVAPDTREPWLPGADVLLWACVRAARGPVAEQRGAAGEQRSGPDAAPTPPAVFDFGSA from the coding sequence GTGGACATCTGGACGCATCACTCCGTTGAGTACCTGACCGTCGCGGGCGAGGCCTGGCTGGCCTCGGCCAGCGAGTATCCGCGCAGTCTGCGGGCGCTCTGGGAGGCACGGCCGTGGGCGCCGACGGTGCTGCCGTGCGGCAAGGCCTTCGATGTGATCAGCCTGCCGGTGCTGTTCGGGCGGCGGGTGCTGGACGAACTGTGGTCCTCGGGGCCCGGCTGTGGACCGGTGGCCGAGCACCGGGGGCGCGCCTTGCTCTTCGTCCAGCCGGGCGCGGCGCCGCGGCTGCGCCGGCTGCTCGCCTGGGAGGAGTGGGCCCGGGACGTGCCGCCGCTGCTCTGCCACGGGCTGGGGGACGCGGTGACCGTGCCGCCGGTGCGGCGGCTGCCCGACCAGCCCGCCGCGCCCGGGGCCGGCCCGGGCCGCTGGATCGTCGCACCGGACACCCGCGAGCCGTGGCTGCCGGGGGCCGACGTGCTGCTCTGGGCCTGCGTGCGGGCCGCGCGCGGACCTGTCGCGGAGCAGCGCGGCGCCGCAGGTGAGCAGCGGTCGGGCCCCGATGCCGCGCCGACCCCGCCGGCGGTATTCGATTTTGGCTCCGCCTGA
- a CDS encoding AAA family ATPase, translating to MSSTVSLLTPQPPTPPSAAAAADAAVSAILDATVRPAPGAPRGVVVDSPPGAGKSTLVVRAAKELVGAGERLMIVAQTNSQVDDLVDRLAAKGPELTIGRLHSGEARPAAEALRHANVTASSKPADLLELDVVVSTAAKWQWVKDVEPWRHAIVDEAYQMRSDALLAVARLFERALFVGDPGQLDPFTVVGTDQWTGLSYDPSSSAVVTLLAHNPAIEPHRLPVSWRLPASAAPLISEAFYPYTPFRSGTGRGDRLLRPGGRADGSAVDAAIDEAAEHGWALLELPARHTVRTDPQAVAAVAALVRRLLDRNLVADSEQGRVPLTAGRIAVGTAHRDQAAAVRAALGALGVPVDPAAGPAVSVDTANRLQGREYDVTVVLHPLSGRPDATAFHLETGRLCVLASRHRHACIVVARAGIPELLDEHPATDPVQLGSAMRIPAGWAEKIGNEVIPLLERVGAQFPDGWEANYRVLQHLAEHRVSGR from the coding sequence ATGAGCAGCACTGTGAGCCTCCTGACCCCGCAGCCCCCCACCCCGCCGTCCGCCGCGGCCGCCGCCGACGCGGCGGTGTCCGCGATCCTGGACGCCACCGTCCGCCCCGCCCCCGGCGCGCCGCGCGGGGTGGTGGTCGACTCACCGCCCGGCGCGGGCAAGTCGACGCTGGTGGTGAGGGCCGCCAAGGAGCTGGTCGGGGCGGGCGAGCGGCTGATGATCGTGGCCCAGACGAACAGTCAGGTGGACGACCTGGTCGACCGGCTGGCCGCGAAGGGGCCGGAGCTCACCATCGGCCGGCTGCACAGCGGCGAGGCCCGACCGGCCGCCGAGGCCCTGCGGCACGCCAACGTGACGGCGAGCAGCAAGCCGGCCGACCTGCTGGAGCTGGACGTGGTGGTCTCCACCGCGGCCAAGTGGCAGTGGGTCAAGGACGTCGAGCCGTGGCGGCACGCGATCGTCGACGAGGCCTACCAGATGCGCTCGGACGCGCTGCTGGCGGTGGCCAGGCTCTTCGAGCGGGCGCTCTTCGTCGGTGACCCGGGCCAGCTGGACCCGTTCACCGTGGTCGGTACCGACCAGTGGACCGGGCTCTCCTACGATCCGTCGAGCAGCGCGGTGGTCACCCTGCTGGCGCACAATCCGGCGATCGAGCCGCACCGGCTGCCGGTCTCCTGGCGGCTGCCGGCCTCGGCGGCCCCGCTGATCTCCGAGGCGTTCTACCCGTACACCCCGTTCCGCTCCGGGACGGGCCGGGGCGACCGGCTGCTGCGGCCGGGCGGGCGGGCCGACGGCAGCGCGGTGGACGCGGCGATCGACGAGGCGGCCGAGCACGGCTGGGCGCTGCTCGAACTGCCGGCCCGGCACACCGTGCGGACCGATCCGCAGGCGGTGGCGGCGGTGGCGGCGCTGGTACGCCGGCTGCTGGATCGAAACCTGGTGGCCGACTCCGAGCAGGGCCGGGTGCCGCTGACCGCGGGGCGGATCGCGGTCGGCACCGCGCACCGCGACCAGGCGGCGGCGGTGCGGGCCGCGCTCGGCGCGCTCGGCGTGCCGGTCGACCCGGCGGCCGGCCCCGCGGTCAGTGTGGACACCGCGAACCGGCTGCAGGGGCGCGAGTACGACGTGACGGTGGTGCTGCACCCGCTCTCGGGGCGGCCGGATGCCACCGCGTTCCATCTGGAGACCGGGCGGCTGTGCGTACTGGCGTCCCGGCACCGGCACGCCTGCATCGTGGTGGCCAGGGCCGGCATCCCCGAGCTGCTGGACGAGCACCCGGCCACCGACCCGGTGCAGCTGGGCAGCGCGATGCGGATCCCGGCCGGCTGGGCGGAGAAGATCGGCAACGAGGTGATTCCACTGCTGGAGCGGGTCGGGGCGCAGTTCCCGGACGGCTGGGAGGCCAACTACCGGGTGCTCCAGCACCTGGCGGAGCACCGGGTGTCCGGGAGGTAG
- a CDS encoding histidine phosphatase family protein, whose amino-acid sequence MPARLILVRHGETAWSASGQHTGRTDIPLTEEGRQMARAVGARLRRAPWNGLPEADVYTSPLSRARETCELAGFGSRAVDRPELLEWDYGAYEGRTGAEIREHDQPGWLIWRDGVPEGEKLSDVGARADSFLAGIEEDHGAPHPETTTMHAADRDVLVFAHGHLLRVLAARWLGLAPEYGQRLKLGTAALSVLSWEYGLPAIEIWNDHSHLDTLTA is encoded by the coding sequence ATGCCCGCTCGTCTGATCCTCGTCCGCCACGGTGAGACCGCCTGGTCGGCGAGCGGCCAGCACACCGGCCGGACCGACATCCCGCTCACCGAGGAGGGCCGGCAGATGGCCCGCGCGGTCGGCGCCCGGCTGCGCCGCGCGCCCTGGAACGGCCTGCCGGAGGCCGACGTCTACACCAGCCCGCTCTCCCGCGCGCGGGAGACCTGCGAGCTGGCCGGCTTCGGCAGCCGCGCGGTGGACCGCCCCGAGCTGCTCGAATGGGACTACGGGGCCTACGAGGGCCGCACCGGCGCCGAGATCCGCGAGCACGACCAGCCGGGCTGGCTGATCTGGCGCGACGGCGTCCCCGAGGGTGAGAAGCTCTCGGACGTCGGCGCCAGGGCGGACTCCTTCCTCGCCGGCATCGAGGAGGACCACGGCGCTCCGCACCCCGAGACCACCACCATGCACGCCGCCGACCGGGACGTGCTGGTCTTCGCGCACGGCCACCTGCTGCGGGTGCTGGCGGCCCGCTGGCTGGGCCTGGCCCCTGAGTACGGCCAGCGGCTCAAGCTCGGCACCGCGGCGCTCTCGGTGCTGTCCTGGGAGTACGGCCTGCCCGCGATCGAGATCTGGAACGACCACAGCCACCTGGACACGCTGACCGCCTGA
- a CDS encoding tetratricopeptide repeat protein has product MAPATAVPTPNTAMRELRGDLSPGEFATVIRRAARQIGEHVSCDARYIGRIETGTIRCPNYAYERVFRHIWPDRSLADLGFSPRTAVRGRSAPHPPHHLDEENDDVRRRTFLSGGPTALATVLGLDAPPRAATAPTAHFEPSGLAALPLPLPGPLPLPAPRRVGSSDVRYVEQAVRDIRSADDAHGADTLFERAGQSLRTAYLLLNEGEYSLDTERRLQSTAGELAISVGWLAHDSQRLADARSFYAEALATARMANDPALEAHVFCNSAFLARDAGRPREALRAAQAGQSAARHLDSDRLLSLLAMREAGGWAVLRDRDACERALSRAHLLFERGESEADPEWMSFYGEAEIAGLEAQCWSALGEWDRASDRAALATALQEPAFVRNRALYTAELAHDRLGRGDLAGAGEHGSAAVALLGQVRSARIRGMLAETARRLRGCHAVSEVGAFLAGYDSAVAAA; this is encoded by the coding sequence ATGGCCCCCGCAACCGCCGTGCCCACCCCCAACACCGCGATGCGCGAGCTGCGCGGCGACCTCTCCCCCGGTGAGTTCGCCACGGTGATCCGACGTGCCGCGCGGCAGATCGGCGAACACGTCTCCTGCGACGCCCGCTACATCGGCCGGATCGAGACCGGCACGATCCGCTGTCCCAACTACGCGTACGAGCGGGTGTTCCGGCACATCTGGCCGGACCGCTCGCTGGCGGACCTCGGCTTCTCCCCCCGGACGGCCGTGCGCGGCCGCTCCGCGCCCCACCCCCCGCACCATCTCGACGAGGAGAACGACGACGTGCGTCGCCGTACGTTCCTGAGCGGCGGCCCGACCGCCCTGGCCACCGTGCTCGGCCTGGACGCGCCGCCCCGGGCCGCCACCGCGCCCACCGCGCACTTCGAGCCTTCCGGGCTCGCCGCCCTCCCCCTGCCACTGCCAGGCCCGCTCCCGCTGCCCGCACCGCGCCGGGTCGGCAGCAGCGACGTCCGGTACGTCGAACAGGCCGTGCGGGACATCAGGTCGGCCGATGACGCGCACGGCGCCGACACCCTCTTCGAGCGGGCCGGTCAGTCCCTGCGCACCGCCTACCTGCTGCTCAACGAGGGCGAGTACTCGCTGGACACCGAACGGCGGTTGCAGTCCACGGCCGGTGAACTGGCCATCTCGGTGGGCTGGCTGGCGCACGACTCGCAGCGGCTGGCCGACGCGCGTTCGTTCTACGCGGAGGCGCTGGCCACCGCCCGGATGGCGAACGACCCGGCGCTGGAGGCCCATGTCTTCTGCAACAGCGCCTTCCTGGCCCGGGACGCCGGGCGGCCCCGGGAGGCGCTGCGGGCCGCCCAGGCCGGGCAGAGCGCGGCCCGCCACCTGGACTCCGACCGGCTGCTCTCGCTGCTGGCCATGCGCGAGGCCGGCGGCTGGGCGGTGCTGCGGGACCGGGACGCCTGCGAACGGGCCCTCTCCCGGGCGCACCTGCTCTTCGAACGGGGCGAGAGCGAGGCCGACCCGGAGTGGATGTCGTTCTACGGCGAGGCCGAGATCGCGGGCCTGGAGGCGCAGTGCTGGTCGGCACTGGGCGAGTGGGACCGGGCGAGCGACCGGGCGGCACTGGCGACAGCGCTGCAGGAGCCGGCCTTCGTGCGCAACCGGGCGCTGTACACCGCCGAGTTGGCCCACGACCGGCTCGGCCGGGGCGACCTGGCCGGGGCGGGCGAGCACGGCAGCGCGGCGGTGGCACTGCTCGGCCAGGTCCGCTCCGCCCGGATCCGCGGCATGCTCGCGGAGACCGCGCGGCGGCTGCGGGGCTGCCACGCGGTGAGCGAGGTCGGGGCGTTCCTGGCCGGCTACGACAGCGCGGTGGCGGCCGCCTGA
- a CDS encoding spermidine synthase — protein MGREQRAPRRRPTTTSGAGPLPPAATGPRSHRTEFGLAELIPDRDHPQAWSLLLDGAPQSHVDLADPTRLAFEYQRRLGHLIDLAGEPGKPIRVLHLGGGALTLARYTAATRPRSRQQVAELDTALTEWIRVELPLESGWQIKVRGGDARAVLERAPEGSAELVIADVFSGARVPAHCATVEFATLAARALAPGGRYAVNITDGSALAFARSQVATLLAVFPEVALIADPAVLRGKRFGNLILVAAHTPLPIAELTRRTATDASLGRVEHGRELAAFPAGAPVATDASAARSPEPPADTFS, from the coding sequence ATGGGACGAGAGCAACGAGCCCCGCGCAGGCGGCCGACCACCACCTCCGGGGCCGGGCCGCTGCCGCCCGCTGCCACCGGGCCCCGTTCGCACCGCACCGAGTTCGGCCTCGCCGAGCTGATCCCGGACCGGGACCACCCCCAGGCCTGGTCGCTGCTGCTGGACGGCGCGCCGCAGTCGCACGTCGACCTGGCCGACCCCACCCGCCTGGCCTTCGAGTACCAGCGCCGCCTCGGCCACCTGATCGACCTGGCCGGCGAACCCGGCAAGCCGATCCGGGTCCTGCACCTCGGCGGCGGCGCGCTGACCCTGGCCCGCTACACCGCCGCCACCCGCCCGCGCTCGCGGCAGCAGGTCGCCGAACTGGACACCGCGCTCACCGAGTGGATCCGGGTCGAGCTGCCGCTGGAGTCCGGTTGGCAGATCAAGGTCCGCGGCGGCGACGCCCGCGCGGTGCTGGAGCGTGCTCCCGAGGGCAGCGCCGAGCTGGTGATCGCCGACGTCTTCTCCGGTGCCCGGGTTCCCGCGCACTGCGCCACCGTCGAGTTCGCCACTCTCGCGGCCCGTGCGCTGGCCCCCGGCGGCCGCTACGCCGTCAACATCACCGACGGATCGGCCCTCGCCTTCGCCCGCTCCCAGGTCGCCACCCTGCTCGCGGTCTTCCCCGAGGTCGCGCTGATCGCGGACCCGGCGGTGCTGCGCGGCAAGCGCTTCGGCAACCTGATCCTGGTCGCGGCCCACACCCCGCTGCCGATCGCCGAGCTGACCCGCCGGACCGCGACGGACGCGAGCCTGGGCCGGGTCGAGCACGGGCGCGAGCTGGCCGCCTTCCCGGCGGGCGCGCCGGTGGCCACCGACGCCTCGGCCGCCCGGTCCCCGGAGCCGCCGGCGGACACCTTCAGCTAG